The Camelus bactrianus isolate YW-2024 breed Bactrian camel chromosome 12, ASM4877302v1, whole genome shotgun sequence genome includes a window with the following:
- the LOC105068521 gene encoding olfactory receptor 6C75 yields MSLERRKILRNYTEVTEFILLGLTNDPQWQVALFIFLLVTYMLSVTENLIIITLTLSDPHLQAPMYFFLRNFSFLEISFTSVCIPRFLVTVVTGDRTISFNGCVPQLFFFIFLGVTEFYLLAAMSYDRYVAICKPLHYTTIMNSRVCILLVFSSWLAGFLIIFPPIILLLQLDFCASNIIDHFICDSSPILQLSCTSTRFLELMAFFLAVVTLMVTLTLVIPSYTCIIRTILTFPSTGQRKKAFSMCSSHMVVVSLSYGSCIFMYIKPSAQERVTLSKGVAVLNTSVAPLLNPFIYTLRNQQVKQTFKNMVQRMAFSLHK; encoded by the coding sequence ATGtcattagaaagaaggaaaatactgagaaattaCACAGAAGTAACAGAATTTATTCTTCTTGGATTGACAAATGACCCACAGTGGCAGGTTGCACTTTTCATATTTCTTCTTGTTACCTACATGCTGAGTGTGACTGAGAACCTGATCATTATCACCCTCACCCTTTCAGATCCCCATCTGCAGGCTCCAATGTATTTCTTCCTTCGAAACTTCTCATTCCTAGAAATATCATTCACGTCGGTCTGCATTCCCAGATTCCTTGTCACTGTCGTGACGGGGGACAGAACcatttcttttaatggttgtgtgCCGCAgttgtttttcttcatcttcttggGGGTGACGGAATTTTACCTTCTGGCCGCCATGTCctatgaccgctacgtggccatctgcaaacccctGCACTACACGACCATCATGAACAGCAGAGTCTGCATACTTCTAGTCTTTAGCTCATGGCTCGCAGGATTCCTGATCATCTTTCCACCAATAATCTTGCTGCTGCAGTTGGATTTCTGTGCCTCCAATATAATTGATCACTTTATCTGTGATTCTTCTCCAATTCTGCAGCTTTCTTGCACAAGCACTCGCTTTCTAGAACTCATGGCATTTTTTTTAGCTGTGGTAACACTCATGGTCACCCTCACACTAGTTATTCCCTCCTACACTTGTATCATCCGGACAATTCTGACGTTTCCCTCCACAGGTCAAAGGAAAAAAGCCTTTTCCATGTGTTCCTCCCACATGGTAGTTGTCTCCCTCTCTTACGGCAGCTGCATCTTCATGTACATTAAGCCTTCTGCCCAGGAAAGAGTGACTTTAAGCAAAGGAGTAGCTGTGCTCAACACCTCAGTGGCTCCCCTCTTGAATCCATTTATATACACACTACGAAATCAGCAAGTGAAGCAAACCTTCAAGAACATGGTCCAGAGAATGGCCTTCTCTTTACATAAATGA
- the LOC105077663 gene encoding LOW QUALITY PROTEIN: olfactory receptor 6C3 (The sequence of the model RefSeq protein was modified relative to this genomic sequence to represent the inferred CDS: substituted 1 base at 1 genomic stop codon) codes for MNHTVITEFVLLGLSDDPDLQIVIFLFLFITYVLSVTGNLTIITLTLLDSHLQTPMYFFLRNFSFLEVSFTTVCIPRFLGTIITRDKTISFNSCAAQLFFFIFMGVTEFYILTAMSYDRYVAICKPLHYTAIMSRKVCSLLALCAWLGSFLTVFPPVVLLLQLDFCASNVIDHFACDYFPLLQLSCXDTWLLEVMGFYFALVSLLFTLALVILSYMYIIRTILRIPSASQRKKAFSTCSSHMIVISISYASCIFMYANPSAKEKASVTKGVAVLNTSVAPMLNPFIYTLRNQQVKQAFKDMVYKVIFSAKK; via the coding sequence atgaacCACACAGTGATCACAGAGTTTGTCCTCCTAGGCCTTTCTGATGATCCTGACCTTCAGATTgtgattttcctctttttgtttatcACATATGTATTAAGTGTCACTGGAAACCTCACTATCATCACCCTGACTTTGCTGGACTCCCATCTACAGACGCCAATGTATTTCTTCCTCCGAAACTTCTCTTTCCTAGAAGTCTCCTTTACCACTGTATGTATTCCTAGGTTTCTGGGGACAATTATCACCAGAGATAAGACTATTTCTTTTAACAGTTGTGCAGCTCagctatttttctttatattcatgGGGGTGACAGAGTTTTACATTCTAACTGCCATGTCCTACGACCGCTACGTTGCCATCTGCAAGCCCCTTCATTACACAGCCATCATGAGCAGGAAAGTCTGCAGCCTGCTTGCACTGTGTGCATGGCTGGGTTCCTTTCTGACTGTTTTCCCACCCGTTGTGCTTCTCCTCCAGCTGGATTTCTGTGCCTCCAATGTCATTGATCACTTTGCATGTGACTATTTTCCCCTTTTGCAATTATCTTGCTGAGATACGTGGCTCCTAGAAGTAAtgggattttattttgctttggttAGTTTGCTGTTCACCTTGGCATTAGTGATTTTGTCTTATATGTACATCATCAGGACTATTTTGAGAATCCCATCTGCCAGTCAGAGGAAAAAGGCTTTCTCCACGTGTTCCTCTCACATGATTGTCATTTCCATCTCTTATGCAAGCTGTATATTCATGTATGCTAATCCCTCGGCCAAAGAAAAGGCATCTGTCACTAAAGGAGTAGCTGTTCTCAACACGTCTGTTGCCCCCATGCTCAACCCCTTCATttacaccctgagaaaccagcaAGTAAAACAAGCCTTCAAAGACATGGTCTATAAAGTAATATTTTCTGCCAAGAAATGa
- the LOC105071478 gene encoding olfactory receptor 6C1-like yields MRNYTVIREFILLGLSDDPQLQAVIFIFLLITYMLSITGNLTIITLTLLDSHLQTPMYFFLRNFSLLEVSFTTVSIPRFLSTIVTGDKTISFNDCIAQLFFFILLGATEFYLLAVMSYDRYVAICKPLHYTTIMNQRVCIMLVFSSWLISFLMIFPALMLLLNLDYCKSNFIDHFTCDYFPLLQLSCSDTKFLEIMGFSCAVFTLMITLALIFLSYIYIISTIVRIPSTSQRTKAFSTCSSHMIVISISYGSCIFMYIKPSANERVSLSKGVAVLNISVAPMLNPFIYSLRNQQVKRAFTDMARKSIFQKQMK; encoded by the coding sequence atgaggaACTACACAGTAATAAGAGAGTTCATCCTCCTGGGACTGTCTGATGACCCACAGCTTCAGGCTGTCATCTTCATCTTTCTGCTCATCACCTACATGCTCAGCATCACTGGGAACCTGACCATTATCACCCTGACCCTGCTGGACTCCCACCTCCAGACccccatgtatttcttcctcaGAAACTTCTCCTTACTAGAGGTGTCATTCACAACTGTCAGTATACCCAGATTCCTGAGCACCATTGTTACAGGAGATAAAACCATTTCCTTTAATGATTGCATTgctcagttattttttttcattctcctgGGAGCCACTGAATTTTACCTATTGGCCGTCATGTCCTATGACCGCTACGTTGCCATCTGCAAACCTCTGCATTACACAACCATCATGAACCAGAGAGTCTGCATAATGCTTGTCTTCTCTTCTTGGCTCATTTCATTCTTAATGATATTCCCTGCACTCATGTTGCTCTTAAACCTTGATTACTGCAAGTCTAATTTTATTGACCATTTTACCTGTGATTATTTCCCCCTCCTACAACTTTCTTGTTCAGACaccaaattcctagaaataatgGGGTTTTCCTGTGCTGTGTTCACTCTAATGATAACCTTGGCACTGATATTCCTGTCCTACATATATATCATCAGCACAATTGTGCGGATTCCTTCTACCAGTCAGAGGACAAAGGCCTTTTCCACATGTTCATCCCATATGATTGTCATCTCCATCTCTTATGGCAGCTGCATCTTTATGTATATTAAACCCTCAGCAAATGAGAGAGTGTCTTTGAGCAAGGGTGTGGCTGTGCTCAACATCTCAGTAGCCCCGATGCTAAACCCCTTTATTTACAGCCTAAGGAATCAGCAAGTCAAGCGAGCCTTCACGGACATGGCGAGGAAGAGTATTTTTCAGAAGCAAATGAAATGA
- the LOC105076329 gene encoding olfactory receptor 6C3-like codes for MRNHTVITEFVLLGISDNPELQVVIFIFLFLAYVLSVAGNLTIIILTLSDCHLKTPMYYFLRNFSFLEITFTSVSIPRFLGAIITKVKTISFNNCLAQLFFFISMGVSEFFLLTAMSYDRYVAICKPLHYTTIMNKKICTLLIFSSWLGGFLTIFPLLMLILQLDFCASNVIDHFSCDYFPILQLSCSDTWFLETTGFYFAFVTLLFTLSLVILSYVCIISTILRIPSASQRKKAFSTCSSHMIVISISYGSCIFMYVKPSAKERASLTKGVAILNTSIAPMLNPFIYTLRNQQVKQAFKNLVYKVMFSRNE; via the coding sequence atgagAAACCACACAGTGATTACAGAGTTTGTACTCTTGGGCATATCAGACAACCCAGAGCTTCAGgttgtaatttttatctttttatttctggctTATGTATTAAGTGTGGCTGGAAACCTCACCATCATCATCCTTACTTTATCAGACTGTCATCTAAAGACTCCTATGTATTACTTCCTTCGGAACTTCTCCTTCTTAGAAATTACATTCACCAGTGTTTCGATCCCCAGGTTTTTGGGGGCAATCATTACTAAAGTCAAGACCATTTCCTTTAACAATTGTTTAGCTCAGTTATTTTTCTTCATCTCCATGGGTGTGTCTGAATTTTTTCTCCTAACTGCCATGTCTTATGATCGTTATGTTGCCATCTGCAAACCTCTCCATTACACCACCATCATGAACAAGAAAATCTGTACCCTGCTCATCTTCAGTTCGTGGCTAGGAGGATTTCTTACCATCTTCCCACTACTCATGCTTATTCTCCAGTTAGATTTCTGTGCTTCCAATGTAATTGATCACTTCTCTTGTGActatttccccattttacaacTCTCATGCTCAGATACGTGGTTTTTAGAGACGACCGgcttttactttgcttttgtGACTCtgctcttcactttgtccttagTGATTCTGTCCTATGTGTGCATAATTAGCACCATTCTGAGAATCCCGTCTGCCAGTCAGAGGAAAAAGGCTTTCTCCACGTGTTCCTCTCACATGATTGTCATTTCCATCTCTTATGGAAgttgtatattcatgtatgtcAAGCCTTCAGCAAAAGAAAGAGCTTCACTGACCAAAGGAGTAGCTATTCTTAACACTTCAATTGCCCCCATGTTAAACCCTTTTATTTACACTCTGAGGAACCAGCAAGTAAAACAAGCTTTCAAAAACTTGGTTTATAAAGTAATGTTTtctagaaatgaataa